The Populus trichocarpa isolate Nisqually-1 chromosome 11, P.trichocarpa_v4.1, whole genome shotgun sequence genome has a segment encoding these proteins:
- the LOC7454981 gene encoding protein NARROW LEAF 1: MERSRNNMRAHCNVSTPSDESALERNYCSHPRLTSVGSATLQPFASAGQHCESNAAYFSWPTSSRLSDAAEERANYFANLQKGILPETLGQFPKGQRATTLLDLMTIRAFHSKILRCYSLGTAIGFRIRRGVLTDIPAILVFVSRKVHKQWLSTVQCLPNALEGPGGVWCDVDVVEFSYFGAPQPTPKEQLYTEIVNDLRGDGLYIGSGSQVASQETYGTLGAIVRSQSGSRQVGFLTNRHVAVDLDYPNQKMFHPLPPTLGPGVNLGAVERATSFITDDLWYGIFAGINPETFVRADGAFIPFTDDFDMSTVNTSVKGVGEIGDVKIIDLQCPISDLIGKQVMKVGRSSGLTTGTVFAYGLEYNDEKGICFLTDFLVVGENQQTFDLEGDSGSLIIMKGENGEKPRPIGIIWGGTANRGRLKLKVGQPPENWTSGVDLGRLLYHLELDLITTNEGLQAAVQEQRAASATAICSTIGDSSPPDGMLPNDRMDDKLESLGLQIEHIPSEVENGIPKSSLMETNFHLEDGIKLTPSVEHQFIPSFIRQSPLHQNNVSDKKVSENLASLRNGCDEDIFVSLHLGDNEAKRRRSFSPTSME; encoded by the exons ATGGAGCGTAGCAGAAATAACATGAGAGCGCACTGCAATGTTTCAACACCATCAGATGAATCAGCTCTTGAAAGAAACTATTGCAGTCATCCTAGACTGACTTCAGTAGGCTCTGCAACTCTTCAACCTTTTGCTTCAGCTGGACAGCATTGTGAGAGTAATGCTGCTTACTTCTCATGGCCCACGTCCAGCCGTTTAAGTGATGCCGCTGAAGAGAGGGCAAACTACTTTGCCAATCTGCAGAAAGGGATTCTTCCCGAAACTCTTGGTCAGTTTCCTAAAGGGCAGCGAGCAACAACATTACTTGATCTCATGACTATAAGGGCATTTCATAGCAAGATCCTTCGGTGTTACAGTCTTGGAACAGCGATTGGATTTCGTATTCGACGAGGTGTGCTTACTGATATACCAGCTATTCTTGTTTTTGTCTCTAGGAAAGTTCACAAGCAATGGCTCAGCACCGTCCAATGTCTACCAAATGCTCTAGAA GGACCAGGAGGTGTTTGGTGTGATGTTGATGTGGTTGAGTTCTCTTATTTTGGTGCACCTCAGCCAACTCCCAAAGAACAGTTGTACACAGAGATTGTGAATGACTTGCGCGGTGATGGTCTGTATATCGGCTCAGGCTCCCAG GTAGCAAGCCAGGAGACTTATGGAACCTTGGGTGCTATTGTAAGGAGCCAAAGTGGCAGTCGACAAGTTGGTTTTCTAACTAACAGGCATGTTGCGGTTGACTTGGATTACCCAAATCAGAAAATGTTTCATCCTTTGCCCCCGACACTTGGACCTGGTGTGAATCTTGGTGCAGTGGAGAGAGCTACTTCATTTATTACAGATGATCTTTGGTATGGCATATTTGCTGGAATAAACCCTG AAACATTTGTGAGAGCAGATGGGGCGTTTATCCCATTTACTGATGATTTTGACATGTCCACTGTTAATACATCTGTGAAAGGTGTAGGTGAAATTGGTGATGTCAAGATTATAGATTTGCAATGTCCAATCAGTGACCTTATTGGGAAGCAAGTGATGAAGGTTGGAAGAAGTTCTGGCTTGACAACTGGAACTGTATTTGCCTATGGCCTGGAGTACAATGATGAGAAAGGCATATGCTTCTTAACTGACTTTCTTGTTGTAGGTGAGAACCAGCAGACTTTTGACCTTGAAGGAGATAGTGGAAGCCTCATCATAATGAAGGGTGAGAACGGTGAGAAGCCTCGGCCTATTGGGATCATATGGGGTGGTACTGCTAATCGTGGTCGACTTAAGTTGAAAGTTGGCCAGCCTCCAGAGAATTGGACTAGTGGAGTTGATCTTGGACGCCTTCTCTATCATCTTGAACTTGATCTGATCACTACCAATGAAGGGCTTCAAG CTGCAGTACAAGAACAAAGAGCTGCCTCAGCAACTGCAATTTGCTCCACTATAGGAGACTCATCACCCCCAGATGGAATGCTTCCAAATGACAGAATGGATGACAAATTGGAATCATTGGGTCTTCAAATTGAGCACATACCTTCAGAAGTTGAAAATGGTATCCCAAAATCATCACTAATGGAAACCAACTTTCACTTGGAAGATGGCATCAAGTTGACTCCCAGTGTTGAACACCAGTTCATTCCGAGCTTCATCAGGCAGTCCCCACTGCATCAAAACAATGTATCAGATAAGAAGGTGTCTGAGAATCTTGCTTCGCTAAGGAATGGCTGCGATGAAGACATATTTGTTTCATTGCACCTCGGTGACAATGAAGCCAAAAGGAGGCGTTCGTTTTCTCCAACTAGCATGGAATAA
- the LOC7454982 gene encoding uncharacterized protein LOC7454982, with protein MGKTSEIGGLISAIAASFSFSQSNFVSFADGPFSFSPFSSSNPSPSPQSSSPSSSVQSQPSTLPQSTAADNSEPAPRAPRNDHPRTTSAGFDPVALERGAKVLREITSSSHAKKLFETIKTQEATRQAELAEKAAEFKALQAQAETERQRVVYDEQRKLAQHQAQTKSQMARYEDELARKRMQAENEYQRARNQELVKLQEESSIRQEQARRATEEQIQAQQRQTEREKAEIERETIRVRAIAEAEGRAHEAKLAEDVNRRILKDRANAEMEKWVATINTTFEHIGGGLRAVLTDQNKLVVVVGGVTALAAGIYTTREGARVIWSYVDRLLGQPSLIRESSRGKYPWSGVFTRSLSTLSSGANKGSTSKNGNGFGDVILHPSLQKRIEQLANATANTKSHQAPFRNMLFYGPPGTGKTMAARELAKKSGLDYALMTGGDVAPLGSQAVTKIHQLFDWSKKSRRGLLLFIDEADAFLCERNKTYMSEAQRSALNALLFRTGDQSKDIVLALATNRPGDLDSAVSDRIDEVLEFPLPQTGERFKLLKLYLDKYIAQAGSRKSGGWLQNLFKRQPRKIEIKGLTDDILKEAAEKTEGFSGREIAKLMAGVQAAVYGSPNCVLDATLFREVVDYKVAEHQQRSKLASKSEQKSH; from the exons atgggaaaaacaaGTGAAATTGGAGGGCTAATCTCAGCAATAGCagcttccttttccttttctcaatcaaattttgtttcttttgctgATGGCCCTTTTagtttctctcctttctcttcttcaaacCCTTCTCCTTCCCCTCAATCTTCTTCGCCTTCTTCTTCTGTACAATCTCAGCCGTCCACTTTGCCTCAATCAACGGCGGCCGATAATAGTGAGCCTGCTCCTAGAGCTCCTAGGAATGATCACCCACGAACGACATCTGCTGGGTTTGATCCTGTGGCTTTAGAGAGAGGTGCTAAGGTTTTGAGAGAGATTACCTCTTCCTCTCATGCtaaaaag CTCTTTGAGACTATAAAGACGCAAGAAGCAACGAGGCAGGCAGAATTGGCTGAAAAAGCTGCAGAATTTAAGGCATTGCAAGCTCAGGCTGAAACT GAGAGACAAAGAGTGGTATATGATGAGCAGAGGAAGCTGGCACAGCACCAGGCACAAACTAAATCCCAGATGGCTCGCTATGAGGATGAACTGGCTAGGAAGAGGATGCAG GCTGAAAATGAATATCAAAGAGCAAGGAATCAAGAGCTTGTGAAACTGCAAGAAGAATCATCAATAAGACAGGAGCAGGCTCGAAGAGCAACAGAAGAACAGATTCAAGCACAGCAGCGACAAACAGAGAGGGAAAAGGCTGAGATAGAACGTGAAACAATTAGAGTGAGAGCTATAGCAGAAGCAGAAGGGAGAGCCCATGAAGCAAAGTTAGCTGAGGATGTTAATCGGCGAATTCTGAAGGATCGTGCAAATGCTGAAATGGAGAAATGGGTTGCTACAATAAACACTACCTTTGAACACATTGGAG GTGGTTTGCGAGCAGTTTTAACTGATCAAAACAAGCTGGTCGTTGTTGTGGGAGGAGTCACGGCACTTGCAGCAGGGATTTACACAACAAG AGAAGGTGCTAGAGTGATTTGGAGCTATGTAGATAGATTACTGGGACAACCATCACTAATCAGGGAGTCCTCCAGGGGCAAATACCCTTGGTCAGGAGTTTTTACCCGTTCCTTGAGCACTTTATCAAGTGGTGCAaataagggatcgacttctaaaAATGGAAATGGATTCGGTGATGTGATTTTACATCCTTCTCTTCAAAAACGAATTGAACAGCTGGCTAATGCAACAGCCAATACAAAATCCCATCAGGCTCCATTTCGGAACATGCTTTTCTATGGACCTCCAGGAACCGGGAAAACAATGGCTGCTAGAGAGTTAGCTAAAAAATCT GGCTTAGATTATGCTTTGATGACTGGTGGAGATGTTGCTCCGCTGGGATCACAGGCAGTCACAAAGATTCACCAGTTATTCGACTGGTCCAAGAAGTCTCGGAGGGGTTTGTTGCTATTCATTGATGAAGCAGATGCATTTTTGTGCGA GCGGAACAAGACCTACATGAGTGAAGCTCAACGAAGTGCACTGAATGCCCTTCTTTTCCGCACTGGTGACCAGTCCAAGGATATAGTCCTTGCACTTGCCACAAACCGCCCTGGTGATCTTGATTCAGCTGTTTCAGACCGTATAGATGAAGTTCTGGAATTCCCTTTGCCTCAGACAGGAGAACGTTTCAAGCTGCTCAAGCTTTATCTGGATAAGTATATAGCTCAGGCTGGATCAAGAAAATCCGGTGGTTGGCTCCAAAATTTGTTCAAAAGACAACCACGGAAGATAGAAATAAAGGGACTGACCGATGATATCTTAAAGGAAGCAGCAGAAAAAACAGAGGGATTTTCTGGGAGAGAAATAGCCAAATTGATGGCAGGTGTCCAAGCAGCAGTTTATGGAAGTCCGAACTGTGTGCTTGACGCAACCCTGTTCAGAGAAGTGGTAGATTATAAAGTTGCAGAACATCAACAGAGGAGTAAACTGGCATCAAAATCAGAACAGAAGAGTCATTAG